One Littorina saxatilis isolate snail1 linkage group LG14, US_GU_Lsax_2.0, whole genome shotgun sequence genomic region harbors:
- the LOC138946803 gene encoding galactoside alpha-(1,2)-fucosyltransferase 2-like gives SKPKSLTDDKQNVSKPKSLTDDKQNASKPKSLTDDKQNVSKPKSLTDDKQNVSKPKSLTDDKQNSSKPKNFKDDTQNASKPKSLTDDKQNASKPTSFTDEKKTTEFSNSSKSFHVSDPSKPVLCHTFSPGRLGNHLFEYASILGIAHKLNKTFFFHNDENMKRILKYPPVQNHRDQLYARCRKAKHLQERYLCRFDENLLKQEAGKDYTVDMYLQSWVYFAELLQEMKKAVTFADDIVQTATKVVEGFRTKFPNTTFVGVHNRRGDLTKSVLVSQGYRVASPDFFVRALTYFRERFSRVKFLVLGEDPQWNRENIVPVNDDVIVLQPSSSPAVDLQILSLTDHMIRTVGTFGWWAAFKIPGNPTVVYLKDFVKKNSPLSTLYSKDAADYMLPEWIAM, from the coding sequence AGCAAACCCAAGAGTTTGACAGACGACAAACAGAATGTTAGCAAACCCAAGAGTTTGACAGACGACAAGCAGAATGCTAGCAAACCCAAGAGTTTGACAGACGACAAACAGAATGTTAGCAAACCCAAGAGTTTGACAGACGACAAACAGAATGTTAGCAAACCCAAGAGTTTGACAGACGACAAGCAGAACTCTAGCAAACCCAAGAATTTCAAAGACGATACGCAGAACGCTAGCAAACCCAAGAGTTTGACAGACGACAAACAGAACGCTAGCAAACCCACGAGTTTCACAGACGAGAAAAAGACGACAGAATTCTCAAACTCATCCAAGTCATTCCACGTCTCAGACCCTTCCAAGCCTGTGCTCTGTCATACCTTCAGTCCAGGCAGACTGGGCAATCACTTGTTTGAGTACGCGTCCATACTGGGCATTGCTCACAAACTGAACAAAACTTTCTTCTTTCATAATGACGAGAATATGAAAAGGATTCTGAAATACCCGCCCGTACAGAACCATCGTGATCAACTGTATGCAAGATGCAGGAAAGCAAAACATTTACAAGAGAGATACCTTTGTAGGTTTGATGAAAACCTCCTCAAACAGGAGGCTGGCAAAGACTACACTGTTGATATGTACCTTCAGTCTTGGGTTTACTTTGCCGAATTACTACAAGAGATGAAGAAGGCCGTTACATTCGCAGACGACATCGTACAAACTGCCACCAAAGTGGTGGAAGGATTCAGAACAAAGTTTCCAAACACCACCTTCGTGGGAGTTCATAATCGCAGAGGAGACTTAACCAAAAGTGTACTCGTCAGTCAAGGGTATCGCGTGGCATCTCCCGACTTTTTTGTAAGAGCCTTGACTTACTTCAGAGAGAGATTTTCTCGAGTAAAGTTCTTAGTCCTTGGAGAGGACCCGCAATGGAACCGTGAAAACATTGTTCCTGTGAACGACGACGTGATTGTCCTGCAGCCCAGTAGTTCTCCTGCTGTGGACCTTCAGATTCTGTCTTTGACTGACCACATGATTAGAACTGTGGGTACCTTCGGGTGGTGGGCAGCCTTCAAGATTCCTGGCAATCCTACGGTCGTTTATCTCAAAGATTTTGTGAAGAAGAATTCACCGTTGAGTACGTTATACTCTAAAGACGCTGCTGATTATATGCTGCCTGAGTGGATAGCGATGTAG